CGCTTGGCAATGGCCGGGCCTTCGGGTGTGCTCTGATCGGGCACCTCGTTGCCGATGCTCCACATAATCACGCTCGGGTGGTTGCGGTCGCGGTGTACCATGTTCACCAGGTCTTTTTCCGACCACTGGTCGAAATACTGACTGTAGCCGTTCTTTACCTTCGGCGATTTCCACTCATCAAACGACTCCACCATCAGCATAAAGCCCATCTCATCGCATAAGCTCACCAGCTCGGGGGCGGGCATGTTGTGCGAAGTCCGAATGGCATCGCAGCCCATTTCCTTGAGTAGTGCGAGCTGGTGGCGCAGCGCCGCCTTGTTCACGGCCGAGCCCAGCGGCCCGAGGTCGTGGTGGTTGCACACGCCCCGAAACTTGCGCGGCTGCCCGTTGAGCGAGAAGCCTTTCCCGGCTTCAAACTTGAAGGAGCGAATGCCGAAGCGGGTCTGGTACGTGTCCTGCAAGGCCTCGCCTGCATAGAGCTTCGACTCGGCCGTGTAGAGCACCGGCGTTTCGGGCGACCACAGCCGGGGCGCTTTCACCGCGAAGCGTTGGCTAAACTCACTGCCACTGGCCGGCAGCGGGGTCGTGGTGCTGGCCACCACCTTGCCGGCCGCGTCGCGGATGTCGGTCTGCAGCCGCAGCGCCCTGGTGCCGGCCGTAGCCTGCACCTTGGTTTGCAGCTTCACCGTGGCCGACGCGGGCGTGACAGTCGGGGTAGTCAGGTAAGTGCCCCACACCGGAATGTGTGGCCCCTTCGTGGTGATGAGGTGCACGTTGCGGTAAAGGCCCGCGCCGGGGTACCAGCGTGAGGCTTCCGAAAAATTCTCCAGGCGCACGGCCAGCGTGTTGGGGCCGCTGGCGCGCAGGTAGGGCGTTATATCAACCGAAAAGGAATTGTAGCCGTAGGGCCAGAATATAGCTTCTTTGCCATTTATATACACGTGCGCGTTGCTCATTGCGCCATCGAAGAGCAGCACCGCTTGGCCGCCCGGTCCCAAGGCCGGCACGGCCAGCTGGCGCCGGTACCAGCCCACCCCGATAAACGGCAGGCCGCCGGTGCGGCCGGCTTTCAGGGTGGCCTGCTGCTCGTTATTCTGCTCAATCTTAACGGCCTGCAAATCGTTTTTGCCATCAAACGGCCCGCTGATGGCCCAGTCGTGGGGGATGCGCACGGTTTGCCACTGCGCGTCGTTCAGCTCGGGCTTGGCCCCGTCGGGCTGGTCGCCTTTGGTGAATTTCCAGTTCGTGTTGAGAAGCGTTTCCTGGCGCGACTGGGCGGCGGCCGGTAGGCTGGCGGCCAGCAGGAGCGCGGCGACATATTTAACAGGCGACATAGTAGAGGGCGAAAGCGTGAAAAGGCGCTGTTACTTAATGGTAGGCAAGTTACGGCTACCGTGCCACCGGCTTCTTTCATAAGGCCAGCTCCCGGCTTGGGCGAATAACTAAGCTGCGCTGGGCAGCAGGGCGCTAGCTTTACCTGATGCCCGGCTTTTTGCACCAAAAAATACTGCGCTTGCTGGCCCTGCTCCTGGCCGGGCTGGCGGCGTGCTCCTCGCCCGCTCTGCCCACCAGCCCGGCCGCAAGCTACCTGAACTGCCGCGAAGTGTACGAGCCAGTGCGCGGCCGGCTCTACGACCGCCACGGTACGCTGCTGGTAACCAATGAGGTGCAATACACGCTGAGCCTGCCGCACGGGCCGCCCCTCGATTCGGTAGCTTTCAATATCTTAATGCGCTGGCCGGCCGGGGCGTTGCAGGCCAGGGTAGCCGCCGCCCGGCCGCCCGCCGGCCCGCTGCCGCCGGCCCCGGTACCCGACTCGACCGGGGTTGTGCCGCCGCCTGCCCCTGCGCCGCCCCGGCCCCAGCGCTGGCCGGTCGAGCTGGCGCTCACCCGCCCCGAAGCCGATAGCCTGCGGCGGCATCGCCGCGAGTATCCGGGGCTGGTAGTGCGCCACCGCCCCGAACGCCGCTTCCTCACGCAGGTGGCGGCGCCGGTGCTGGGCTACCAGCCGGCCGCCGCCCAGCAGTTTTTATACCTGGCCAAAAAGCTGGAGCGCGGCCGCTACTACCGTCTGCGCAACAGCGGCATTGAGGGGTATTATAATAGCCTGCTGGCCGGCCACCGCGGGGCTTACCATCCGCTTACCGACGGCCACGGCCGCGTGCACGGCCGCTGGGCCGCTGATACGGTTTACCGCCCTGGTCAAAGCCTGCACCTCAGCCTTGATGCCGACCTGCAAGCCTATGCCGAGCGCCTGCTGGGCGAGCGCCGCGGCTACCTCGTGGCCCTTGACCCCCGCACCGGCGAAATCCTGTGCTGCGTATCGGCCCCCACCTATGACCCCGCCGCGCTCACCGCGCCCGGCCGCAACCCCGAGCGCGTGGCGCTGCTGCGCAACGCCGACCAGCCCCTGCTCAACCGTCCCGCCGTGCAGGCCAACCCGCCCGGCTCGGTGTTTAAGCTCGTCAATGCGGCCGTGGCCTTGCAACTCGGCGCCACCAGCGCCAACACCTCGTTTCCCTGCGACCAGTCGCTCATCAACTGCGTGCACCCGCACCCGCGCGCCCGCAACCTCACGATGGCGCTCAAGTATAGCTGCAACCCATATTTCTACCAGGTGCTGCGGGCGGTGGTTGAGCCGCGGCCCGACTCGGCCGCCACGCCTGCCGATACCGTGGCCCAGCGCCACGCGCACCTGGCTGCCTGGCGGCGGCAGGTCAGGTCTTTTGGCCTCGATACACTGCTGGGCGTCGATATTGCCCATGAGCAGCCCGGCTTCCTGCCCACGCCGGCTTATTACGATAAGGCCCGCCGTACCCGCAATTGGACGTTTAAGTCTATCTACTCGCTCAGCATCGGGCAGGGAGAAATCAATCTCACGGGTTTGCAAACGGCCAACGTGTTGGCTATCATTGCCAACCGGGGCTGGTATATTACGCCTCACTTCGTGCGGGCTATTGGCACTACGGGCCAGCCCCTGCCGCGCTTCACCGAGCGCCACCGTACCCTGGTCGATAGCGCCAACTTTGCGGCCCTTGTGCCCGGCATGGTGGCCGCCATGCAGCGCGGCGGCACCGCCGAGCTGGCCAGCCTGGCCGACGTGGGCATCGTGGTGGCCGGCAAAACCGGCACGGTGCAAAACGATGAGGGCGACGACCACGCCACCTTCGCCGGGTTTGCTCCGGCCAATCAGCCGCGTATCGTGGTAGCCGTATATATTGAAAACGCTGGTTTTGGTGGCTTGTCGGCGGCTCCCTGCGCCGCCCTCATCATGGAAAAATACCTGCGCGGCAAAATCGCGCCCCGGCGCAAAAAGTGGGAATACTGGCTGCGCTGCGGCGATTTGGCCAGCCAGGGGCATTGAAGTAATGCCTAGTGTGGGGCAGTGGTAATTGTCTGCTGCACGGCGATGGCTACATACCGTAGCGGTAGTTTTTCCTGTTCCAGTCGCGCGTTCGTTGCCAGCAGCGTTTGGTAGAGCTGCTGTTCGCTGCTAGTCAGCCCCGCCAGTGTCTGGGGCGTGAAATGCCCACCTGTTCCGCCGCTGTGGTACTGTGCAAAGGTGCCTTCGTCCATCAGTAGTGACTGCGCGGCGGGAAAGTGTACCCGTAGCTGCGCCAGAATCTGAAAGCCGTGCACGTCAATATCGCCCCAGTAAAAAAGTTGCTTACCACTCAGCCAATCGGCCCCCGCCAGTAGACTCACGGCAAAGCCACCGCCCCAGATAGCCACCGCCTTTTCGGCTAGCGGGAAAGCCAGAAAAGACGTCAGGTTCTCAATGATGTACACCCGCCGCACGGGTAGATTCAGGTTCCGAAACTCGCTGACCCATAAGCTTACCTGTGATACGGCCGGGTGCAGCCGCTGAGCCGCGTCTAGAAAGCGGAGCTTGATGCCCGGCTCTTCCAGCAGCAGGTGAAAGCGGCGGAAAAAATCGGTTTCTTCTGCCCGCACATAGTCCGGAATCAGCCAGTCGAGCAGCGAGCGCAGGGGCGCCTGGTGTTGCTCCACAAACTTGGTGGGCAAGGCCAGCGGCAGGCTGCGCACGTACTCATTGGGCTGCGGGTGCTGCCGGAAATAGGCGCACACTGTCAACAGCCCGGCCCAGTTGGCGGCGTGGTCCAGCAGTAGGCGCGGCGATTGTTGCAGCAGCGGCAGCAACTCGGGCAACTCGGTGGTCGTGCGACGGGTATTGGCCACGAAAAGGTCGAACTCCGCTTGCTTATCGATAAAGCTCAGGAAGTCGGCCAGGGTTTCGAATTCAATGCGGCTGACTTCACTCTGGCCGGTTTTGCGGTTGGGGCTGGTAGTGAGCCAGTAACCGGAACCCGTGCGGTTTTTGGAGTGCGCCAGAAGCTCCGCCTGCTGCTCATAAATATGAGCGCTACCCTGCGTGCGGTCCAGCGCTTTGCTGGCCCGCAACGGCAGGGGGAACGGATTCTCGCCGGCCAAATGTGCCCGCAGCACGGGCACGTATTGGCGCAAGGCTTTGGTGCACAGCTCGGGCAGGCTAATCATGGAGGACTTCGGCGGCCAGCAGCGCTTCTTTTTCGGCCTGGTATACCCGGATGGGGATGTCGCGCACTACCGAGCGGCGCGGGTCCTGCTTGGCTTTGGTGACCCAGTGAATGACGCGCACGTCTTTTTCCAGCAGGTGCAGCGAGGTTAGCGGCGTCACCACCATCAGCTGCAGGCCCAGGCTGGCGCAGAGCTTGAGCAGGTAAGCCGATTTGTCTTCGTCGAGCTTGCTAAACGCCTCATCGATAACGATAAACCGGAACGAACGGTGCCCGCCCGCTTCGCGGTTGATGCCAAACTGGTAGGCGATGGCCGCGCCCAGCACCGTGTAGGCCAGCTGCGCGCCCTCGCCGCCCGAGAGGCTGCCAGAGCTCTCGTACACCTGCTTCGAAGTCTTGTCGGCCCGGTAGTATTCGCGGGCCTTGAAACTCGACCAGTTGCGCACATCAGTTACTTCAAGCCGCCATTTTTCCTGGTCGCGCAGCGCCAGAATGAAGGGCTGAATGACGGCGGCAAAGTGCTCAATCTCGATTTCGCGCTGGTTGCTGGCCAAGCCGTGCAAGGTCAGGTCGGGCTGCCAGTTTCGGAGCTGCTCGAAGCGAAACTTATGAATGAGCGGCCGGGGCGAGTCGGTGCGCTCCAGTTGGATGTAGGTATCAGGATTGAGGTTGAAAGCAATGCCGCGCAGCGATTCGTTTATCTGGTCGATGGTGTCGCGGATGAGCTCGTGCTGCTCTTCCAGCGAGGTCACAAAGTCGCTGAGGGCTTTTGTCACGCCACGCTTAAACTCATCGTGAAAGCGGCTTTCCAGCTCGACCAGATTTTCGTGTTTAATAAGCTGGTAGTGGTCAAGGTATTCGGGCAGCCGCTCGATGTCGGGGCGCAGTTCTCGGGTGTCGCTTTCCCAATCTGTGAACTTGGCGGTAACGGCCGGGCCGGGATGGAGGAAGTGGTACATCGCCTCACAAATCTGCTTGGCCAGCGCCTGCACCTGGTCGTTTTGCTTGTTGATACGCCGCTGAATTTCCTGCTCAAACTGCTGCTTCTGTGCTACAAACTGCACATAGCTGAGCCGGTCGTCCAGCTCCTGTGCTAGCTCTTGCAGGCTAGTCAATCCAGCCGTCAGGCTTTCGGAGTCGAAGGAAGCCAGCTGTCGCTGCGCCGTTTGCCGTTGCTGGTGCAATGTTTTCAGAAGGTCCTCCGTGCGCGTAATCCGTTGCTTGGTTTGGTCGCGGGCACCGGCCTGCTGCTTCAGTTCCTCTTTCAACGCCCGTAGCTGCTCCTGCATGGTTTTTAGGGAGGTACTGTCATTTTCCAGCGCATCGCGCCGGATAGTAAGCTCCTGGATTTGCAGCGCGTCGGTCTGCCAGTCGATTTTAGAAAACTGCTGTGCTAATAGAAAACTAGTGAGCTTGATTTCCTGCTCTTCGGCCTGTTCAATTTCCTTGTTCAGGCGGCGCAGTCCGGCTTCGGCTTTATCGATGACATCGCTCAAGGCGCGGGCTTGGCGGGTGCGCTCGCGGCGCAGCTCGCGGTTGTCCCAGCCCAGGATATGGTCCTGACGGCGGCTGTCGTCGCGCTCGTGGCGGTTTTTGTTGCGTACCAGGCCCGAGGGCAGCAGTGCCTTATCAGCCCGCTCGAAAGTCGCCGCGTCTTCGGTGCAGAGGTGGTCGAAGCGGGTGGCAATATGGTGCTCAACCCAGGCCGCATAGTCGCTGTCGGGATTGAATTCGAGCTTGCCCCACACCGTGCGCTCGTCGGAGAAGAGCGTGGGCGGGGCCTTGCGCTCCACGTGGTGAAACACGATTTTGCCGTGCAGGTCGCGCTGCTCATGCACGTAGGCCCGCACCCCCGAATACAGCCGCTCGGGCACCAGCAGGCTCAGACCGGTGCTGTGAAGTAGCTTTTCAAGTGCGTCGTTCCATACAGCGCGCTCGGCAGGCTTCACCTGCATCACCTCCGCCACGAAGGGGATTTCGGCCTCGCTGGCCGCCACGGCAGCCAGAATCTCCTGCCGGATTTCGGCCGGCCGGCGGGTGATTTTGCCGCTGCTGTTTTCAAGCTGCTTCAATTCCGCCGCCAGCCCGGCAAATTCTTTTTTCTGGACTTCGATGGTCGAGCGCGCCGTAAATTTTTGGTCGTCCAGCGTTTGCTTGGTCTGACGCAGCTCACGCTGCAAGCGTAACGCCTGCTCGATATTGGCAGCGAAGGTGCCCACGTCGGGGTTTTCTACCAAGCTCAGGCTACGGGCCAGGTTGTTGTAGCGCCGCAGGTCTTTTTCCTTCTCAACCTTGCTTTTGGTCAGCTCGCTAATGTCGCGGCTCAGGTCACGGATTTGCTGCGCCACTTGGTTATTCGCCACCTGCACTTCCAAGGTCACGCGCTGCGTGTCGGTGGCCTCGTGGGTTCTTTCCTGCTGGCCCAGCAGGTCGATGAGCTGGTCCAACCCCCGGTCTTGCTGCGCTATTTCCGCGCCCCACAAGGCCACTTGCCGCTCTGCAAACCACGGTTCCAGCAGGCGCTGCTGCGCCCGTAGCTGGTGCAGCGCCTGTCGCAGTTGCTCATACTCGGTGCTCTGGTCGTGCACGGGTTGCAGCAGGTGCAGCTGGGTGCGGGCTTTTTCGAGGGCACGGTAGGCCGTAAGCAGGGTATTGTAGTTGCCGAGCAGCTTCGCAAACTCCGCTTCAGCGGTGCTCTCTTCCAGCATATTGGTGCGGATAAACTCGTCGAGGTCGCCCAGCACTTTCATGCCTACGGTTTGGTTGAACAGCGTCAATGCCTTGTCGCTACGCATGCCAAACAAGCGCTGAAAAGCTGCCGCGTACTTCGGGAAAGTATCGAAATCCTCTACCACGCGGTCGGCAAATTTCTTCTTCAGCTGGCTCACCCACTGCCCGCCCGAGCCAACTTGAATGTGCTCGGCAATAGTTAGCTCGGCCTTGGCTACGAGGTAGCGCCGCTGCAAGCCGCCCGCGTTGAACCAGCGCACCTGCGCCAGCGTCACGGGCAGGCTGTTGGCACTGGTAAACACGCTCAGGATGATAGAATATGTGCCCTCGCGCTTACGCAGCTGCTCCACCCGCGATTTTTGCTGCTCCTCGCCCTGGGTGCGACCGTAATGGCCTTCCACGTAAGATTCTTCACTGCGGTCGGTGCGCTTCTGCGTGCCCGACGACTGGTTGAAAAACCGCTTTGCCGGGTTCACCAGCAAGGCTAGCAGGCCATCTACCAGGGTGGTTTTGCCCGAGCCGTTGGCGCCCGTCAGCAGGGTGTTCTGGCCGCCGGGCTCCAGCCTCCAGATGTCTTTTTGCGTGCTCCCCTCGTGAAACGTGCCCCAGTTGAACACTTCCAGCCGCTGGAGCCGGTAGCCGGACGGTCCGGTTAGCTCCTCAAACAGATTCAGCATGGCGTTGCAGCTTTTCTTTGAATTCCTCGAGTTTTTCGAGCGAGATTTTGGCCTTGAGCAATGCTTTTATCTCATACTGCGTCTGGTCGGGCTGGGCATCGTCGCGGCGGTTTACTTTCAGCAAGCCGTGCGTTTCCAGCTTTTCTATCACTATATCCAACTTGCTGAGCCAGGCCTTGCGATTGGTAGGCTGGTGAAAAAACAGCTCTACCCGCTCGCGGATTTCAACCCGTGTCGCAAATAGGCGGCGGGTAGTCGTCTGGGCGCTGGCTTCGTGCTCTTCCAACCATTCGCGCAATACTACGCACAGTAAGCTTTGCTCGTAGCTGAGGCCCACGCGGCGCAGCAGGCGCAGGGGCGGGGTGGGGTCGTCCTCGACCGGGGCAGGCTGCGTGAGGCGGGCGTAGCCATCGGTCCGATTCAGGTCAAGGCTTACCCCGATTTGCTCGAAATATGCCCGCACGGCCACTTCGTGGTCTTGCAGATGTTGCCAGTACTGCGGGTCATCGTCGGAGTACAACGCGTGCGTTTGCAGCAGCTTGATGATAACGGAAGCGTAAGGTTTGGGCATAGGCTTGAGGTAAGGCTAGCGGCAGAAAATGATTTCGGGAAACTCGCAGGCCCTCCCCGGCGCCAGTACGAATACCTCAGTGCGCGCGTCGTTGAGCAGGTGCTTCTCGGACGTGGCCGCGATGCTGCCGTAAGTCATTAGCTCGGCTAGGCCGTGCTGCAAGGCGTAGGTATCCACTACCTGACGTAGGCTTACCTGCGGCCGGCCACGCAACAACTGGTCGATGTTGGCCAGCAGCACCGCTTTGTCCACTACGTGCGGTGCCACCAGGGGCACAAAATCGGTTGCTTCCTGTTGCGCCACCGCCAGCGGCCGGTATATAATGCCACTTTCGCGCTCTTCCAGTTCCTGAATTTCTTTGGTTTCGCTGGCATGATAGTCGGCCCGGCCGTTGATTTCCAGGAAAACAGCGTCCTGCGGCGGCGCGTCCATCACCTCGAAAGCCAAGCGGCGAATATCCTGGATTAGGGTTAGCGAGCGGCGGCGCTCGCGCATGTTTTTCTCCGATACTATCTTCTCCAGCTTGCGGGCCAGGGCATGAAACGAGTCGTTCACCTTCTGACCCTCGCCGTGCAAATAAAACCGGATTTTGCGCAGAAAGCCATCGCCCGCCGCCAGCCCCCGCGCTTGCAGCAGCTCGAATAGCTGCTGCACCAGTGCATCCAGCTCGGCTTTCTGGCGCGGGTCGGTGAGGTGCTGGTAAAACGCCTCGAAGCTGCGGCCCTGCGGCGTTTCGCGCAAGTCAGCGAGTGCGTCAAGGGCCAGCCCCAGCAGGCTGCCCTTGGTGTGCCCGGCGGCCGACTGCTGCTGGTAAATCTGCTGCGTAATCGTGCGGAAATTGCTTTCTACCTCCCGAAAATCGCGCAGCAGCCCCCGCGCCAGTCCGTTTACATTCTGGTAGCGCTCCGTGATTTGCACGTCGTCATACGTCACCACTGTTTTGGTCAGCTTTAACTCGCGGATTTGCTTTTCGAGGTCACTTTTCTGCTTTTCGAGGTCGGCTACCTTGGCCCGCCAGTCGTCGCCGGAGTTTTGCACCAGCTCGCGCAGCTTATATAAAATGTCCAGAAATCGGGACTCGGTGCCTACGTGTGCCGGTTTGTCGAGCAGCGAATGCACCCAGTCCAGCACGCTTTCCAGCTCGGGGGTAAGCGTATGCTGGTCAGCCCCGTGCTCATCAGTGTAAAGCGAGAGGTAGCCGTCACGCACCCATTTTTTCAGCAGCTGCGTGGCTTGTTCTTCATACGGCAAGCCGAGCGTAGTAAGTTCGCCTTCCTCAGCACTGACTTGGTTCGTATCGAGAAAATCGATTAGCATCCCCGCTAGCTTTTCGCCACTTATTACCGGCGAGTAATTGCCCTCCTTGAAGCTTTCCTGCAAAAAGCACAACACCAACGGTGCGTTATGACTGCGCATAAGCCGCACGAACACAGCCGGTCGGTCGGGGCTGAAAAGCGTGCGGTAGAATGGATATTTCATGGCTGACGCCAAACTTATAAAAAACAAGTGAATTTATAAAGAAAGATTGAGGTGAAAATATGGCTCTGTGCCAAGCCTTATTGATTGTGCTTGCGCAACTAGTACAAGCCAGGGTTCCTTTGCCGAACTTTACGGCATGACCTTCCATAAATACCAGGGCACCGGCAACGACTTTGTTATCATCGACGACCGGGCCGAGCAGTTCGACACCACCGACCACGCCCGCGTGGCTTTTCTATGCAATCGCCGCTTCGGTATCGGGGCCGATGGCCTGATGCTGCTGCGCAACCGCGCCGGCTACGACTTCGAGATGGTATACTTTAATGCCGACGGCCACCCTAGTAGTATGTGCGGCAATGGTGGCCGCTGCCTGGTTGCCTTTGCCAAGTTCCTGGGCATCATTACCAATAAAGCCCATTTTGTGGCCGTGGATGGCCCGCACGAGGCGCGTGTGGAAGCCGATGGCACCGTGCGCCTGAAGATGATAGACGTAGCGGCCGCGCAGCCGGCCGGGGTAGGGGAGCACGACGTGTTTCTGCACACGGGCTCGCCGCACCACATCCATTTTCTTGACCCCGAAGAGGGGCATACGCTGGCCGATTTCGACGTGTATGGCCACGGCCACGATATTCGCTATGACCAGGCCTATGACCCGGCCGGCACCAACGTCAATTTTGTGGAGGTTCCTGCCGACCCCACCCATCCCTGGCCCGTGCGCACCTACGAGCGCGGCGTGGAGGCCGAAACCCTGAGCTGCGGCACCGGCGTCACGGCCGTAGCACTGGCCGCCTCGATGCGCGGCGCGGTTTCGCCCGTGCAGCTGCAAGCTGCCGGCGGCCTGCTCGAAGTATCATTCGAGAAGCACCCCGATGGCCGCTTTACCGAGGTATGGCTGAGCGGCCCGGCCGTGCGGGTTTTTGAGGGAAATATATGATATTTAACATGTTTTTACAGGCTTGGCCGGCATAACGCCTTATGGATAAGCAGCCAGCGCCCGGCGGCCCGCCTTGCGAACCCGGCCCGCCGGCTCAGGTTACGCTTCGCGCCCTGGAGCCCGACGACCTGGAGTTTTTATTCCAGCTCGAAAACGACCCGGAGCTGTGGGCAGTGTCAGACGTGCTGCCGGCCCCGGTTTCGCGCCACGCCCTGCGCGAATACCTGCGCCACGCCACCGCCAGCCTGGCCGAAGCCGGCCAAATGCGGTTGATTATCAACGCTGAAGCCGGCCAGGCGGTTGGTACCCTCGATTTATATGAGTACTCGGCGCTGCACCAGCGGGCCGGCGTGGGTATCACCATCCTGAAAAGCGTCCGGCGGCGCGGCTATGCGCAGGCCGCGCTGCAGCTGCTGTTGCTCTATGCTCGCCAAGCCTTGCAGCTGCATCAGCTATACTGCACCGTGGCCGAGACTAACCTGCCGAGCATCAGGCTGTTTGAGAAAGCGGGCTTTCGGCAGCTAGGCGTGCGGCGCGACTGGCTGCGTAAAAATACCCCGGGTGGCTGGGAAAATGCCGTCGAATTGCAGCTTATACTGAGTGCGCAGGGGTAAAGTGGCGGAAAAACTACCATTTTAAGCTCCGCCATATCCTTTTAGTAGAGCTTTCCGTAAAACAGGCAAGGCGCTACCCACCGGACGATTTTCCCCGGTTGCGGAGGCTCTTAGAAGCTCTTTCCTGTCTTATTTCATGCCGCTTTCTACTCCGGCGGAGGCACCTGTGCGTGCCGCCGCTACCGCTCCGGCTGCGGGCCAAGCCGACGCTACCCCTTTTACGTATCTACTGCCCGACCTGGTTTGCTTTGCACACCTGCATTGGGATTTTGTGTGGCAGCGCCCGCAGCACCTGCTCTCACGCTTTGCCCAGCACGGCCGGGTTTTTTACGTAGAAGATGCCTTCTTTCATGCCGACGACCTCATTGAGCCGCACCTGGAAGTGAAGGAGCGCCAGAATGGCGTGAAAGTATTGGTTGTACATCTACCCAATCGCCTGCGCGGCGACGACACTGCCAGTGACCAGGCACAGGTAGCGGTGCTGAAGAAGTTTTTTGCTGATAACGGCATCGATACCTACGCTTTCTGGATTTATACGCCCATGGCCATGAGCCGGGCGCGGGAGTTTCACCCGGTGCTCACCGTGTACGACTGCATGGATGAGCTGGCCCAGTTTAAGTTTGCCCCGCCCGCACTGCGCCAGCGCGAGCAGGAGCTGTTTCGGCAGGCCGACCTCGTCTTTACCGGCGGCCAGCGTCTGTACGAAGCCAAGCGCGAGCAGCACGACGATGCCCATGCCTTCCCGAGCAGCATCGACAAAGAGCACTTCGGCCAGGCCCGCAACCCCAAGCTGGCTGAGCCGGCCGACCAGGCCGGTATCGCGCACCCGCGCATTGGCTTCTTTGGCGTCGTCGATGAGCGCCTCGATATCGAGCTGCTGGGCCAGCTCGCTACGAACCATCCCCAGTGGCAGTTCGTTATCATCGGACCAGTAGTGAAGATTGACCCCGCCACGCTGCCGCATAATGAGAATATTCACTATCTGGGGGGCAAAAACTATCAGGAGCTGCCCGCTTATCTGCGCGGCTGGGACGTAGCCACGCTGCTCTTTGCCCGCAACGAAAGCACGGAATTTATCTCGCCCACCAAAACGCCCGAATACCTGGCGGCCGGCCGGCCGGTAGTAAGCACCAGCATCCGCGACGTGGTGCGGCCCTACGGCGACCTCAACCTGGTGCAGATTGCCGACGACCCGAAGGACTTCGGAAAAGCCATCGCCTACGCCCTGGAGCAGGGGAAAGATGCCGATTGGCGCACCCGCACCGACGACTACCTCGCTACTATCTCCTGGGACCTCACTTGGCAAAATATGGTGAACCTGATGCAGAAGCGCCTGCTTGCCAAAAAAGCCTGAATAGCAGTAGCCTGGCACTAGTCTTTCACCAGGCTACTACTGTCTTTAAGGCCGGAAATGGCCGCCGTAAATCGAATCAACGTAAAACAGACATAAATCTCATCCTCATAATAATTTCCCCATGTTCGACTATCTCATCGTTGGAGCCGGCTTCGCTGGCAGCGTGCTGGCCGAGCGGCTAGCCACCCGCAGCAAC
The sequence above is drawn from the Hymenobacter baengnokdamensis genome and encodes:
- a CDS encoding ATP-binding protein — its product is MLNLFEELTGPSGYRLQRLEVFNWGTFHEGSTQKDIWRLEPGGQNTLLTGANGSGKTTLVDGLLALLVNPAKRFFNQSSGTQKRTDRSEESYVEGHYGRTQGEEQQKSRVEQLRKREGTYSIILSVFTSANSLPVTLAQVRWFNAGGLQRRYLVAKAELTIAEHIQVGSGGQWVSQLKKKFADRVVEDFDTFPKYAAAFQRLFGMRSDKALTLFNQTVGMKVLGDLDEFIRTNMLEESTAEAEFAKLLGNYNTLLTAYRALEKARTQLHLLQPVHDQSTEYEQLRQALHQLRAQQRLLEPWFAERQVALWGAEIAQQDRGLDQLIDLLGQQERTHEATDTQRVTLEVQVANNQVAQQIRDLSRDISELTKSKVEKEKDLRRYNNLARSLSLVENPDVGTFAANIEQALRLQRELRQTKQTLDDQKFTARSTIEVQKKEFAGLAAELKQLENSSGKITRRPAEIRQEILAAVAASEAEIPFVAEVMQVKPAERAVWNDALEKLLHSTGLSLLVPERLYSGVRAYVHEQRDLHGKIVFHHVERKAPPTLFSDERTVWGKLEFNPDSDYAAWVEHHIATRFDHLCTEDAATFERADKALLPSGLVRNKNRHERDDSRRQDHILGWDNRELRRERTRQARALSDVIDKAEAGLRRLNKEIEQAEEQEIKLTSFLLAQQFSKIDWQTDALQIQELTIRRDALENDSTSLKTMQEQLRALKEELKQQAGARDQTKQRITRTEDLLKTLHQQRQTAQRQLASFDSESLTAGLTSLQELAQELDDRLSYVQFVAQKQQFEQEIQRRINKQNDQVQALAKQICEAMYHFLHPGPAVTAKFTDWESDTRELRPDIERLPEYLDHYQLIKHENLVELESRFHDEFKRGVTKALSDFVTSLEEQHELIRDTIDQINESLRGIAFNLNPDTYIQLERTDSPRPLIHKFRFEQLRNWQPDLTLHGLASNQREIEIEHFAAVIQPFILALRDQEKWRLEVTDVRNWSSFKAREYYRADKTSKQVYESSGSLSGGEGAQLAYTVLGAAIAYQFGINREAGGHRSFRFIVIDEAFSKLDEDKSAYLLKLCASLGLQLMVVTPLTSLHLLEKDVRVIHWVTKAKQDPRRSVVRDIPIRVYQAEKEALLAAEVLHD
- a CDS encoding DUF4194 domain-containing protein; its protein translation is MPKPYASVIIKLLQTHALYSDDDPQYWQHLQDHEVAVRAYFEQIGVSLDLNRTDGYARLTQPAPVEDDPTPPLRLLRRVGLSYEQSLLCVVLREWLEEHEASAQTTTRRLFATRVEIRERVELFFHQPTNRKAWLSKLDIVIEKLETHGLLKVNRRDDAQPDQTQYEIKALLKAKISLEKLEEFKEKLQRHAESV
- a CDS encoding DUF3375 family protein, with the protein product MKYPFYRTLFSPDRPAVFVRLMRSHNAPLVLCFLQESFKEGNYSPVISGEKLAGMLIDFLDTNQVSAEEGELTTLGLPYEEQATQLLKKWVRDGYLSLYTDEHGADQHTLTPELESVLDWVHSLLDKPAHVGTESRFLDILYKLRELVQNSGDDWRAKVADLEKQKSDLEKQIRELKLTKTVVTYDDVQITERYQNVNGLARGLLRDFREVESNFRTITQQIYQQQSAAGHTKGSLLGLALDALADLRETPQGRSFEAFYQHLTDPRQKAELDALVQQLFELLQARGLAAGDGFLRKIRFYLHGEGQKVNDSFHALARKLEKIVSEKNMRERRRSLTLIQDIRRLAFEVMDAPPQDAVFLEINGRADYHASETKEIQELEERESGIIYRPLAVAQQEATDFVPLVAPHVVDKAVLLANIDQLLRGRPQVSLRQVVDTYALQHGLAELMTYGSIAATSEKHLLNDARTEVFVLAPGRACEFPEIIFCR
- the dapF gene encoding diaminopimelate epimerase, which translates into the protein MTFHKYQGTGNDFVIIDDRAEQFDTTDHARVAFLCNRRFGIGADGLMLLRNRAGYDFEMVYFNADGHPSSMCGNGGRCLVAFAKFLGIITNKAHFVAVDGPHEARVEADGTVRLKMIDVAAAQPAGVGEHDVFLHTGSPHHIHFLDPEEGHTLADFDVYGHGHDIRYDQAYDPAGTNVNFVEVPADPTHPWPVRTYERGVEAETLSCGTGVTAVALAASMRGAVSPVQLQAAGGLLEVSFEKHPDGRFTEVWLSGPAVRVFEGNI
- a CDS encoding GNAT family N-acetyltransferase encodes the protein MDKQPAPGGPPCEPGPPAQVTLRALEPDDLEFLFQLENDPELWAVSDVLPAPVSRHALREYLRHATASLAEAGQMRLIINAEAGQAVGTLDLYEYSALHQRAGVGITILKSVRRRGYAQAALQLLLLYARQALQLHQLYCTVAETNLPSIRLFEKAGFRQLGVRRDWLRKNTPGGWENAVELQLILSAQG
- a CDS encoding glycosyltransferase family 1 protein, with the translated sequence MPLSTPAEAPVRAAATAPAAGQADATPFTYLLPDLVCFAHLHWDFVWQRPQHLLSRFAQHGRVFYVEDAFFHADDLIEPHLEVKERQNGVKVLVVHLPNRLRGDDTASDQAQVAVLKKFFADNGIDTYAFWIYTPMAMSRAREFHPVLTVYDCMDELAQFKFAPPALRQREQELFRQADLVFTGGQRLYEAKREQHDDAHAFPSSIDKEHFGQARNPKLAEPADQAGIAHPRIGFFGVVDERLDIELLGQLATNHPQWQFVIIGPVVKIDPATLPHNENIHYLGGKNYQELPAYLRGWDVATLLFARNESTEFISPTKTPEYLAAGRPVVSTSIRDVVRPYGDLNLVQIADDPKDFGKAIAYALEQGKDADWRTRTDDYLATISWDLTWQNMVNLMQKRLLAKKA